In one window of Flavobacterium ginsengisoli DNA:
- a CDS encoding chloride channel protein produces MIKKYFRRLESIIALAQSLMTPKQFLFLSSVLTGISCAFAVIVLKTFAHSVFSFATYINGILKLSFINSILPIIGILLTVFVVKKVLNGTIQKGTSQILYAVAKKASIIPKKQMYAQIITSSLTVGLGGSAGLESPIVITGAAFGSNFAQNYKLQYKDRTLLIGCGVAAGIAAAFNAPIAGVLFAIEVLLVDVSISAFTPIMISAATGALVSAIVLDESILLSFKKQETFDYHNIPFYVILGVITGLVAIYYSRNFQKVEHYFAKQQINPYKKALIGSSLLALLIFIFPTLFGEGYESIKTLSDADPGLLLDNTLFADFRNNQWVLLLFVGATAMVKVFASGLTIGSGGNGGNFAPSLFLGSYLGYFFSKLVTLIGLSKLPISNFTMVGMAGILSGLFHAPLTAIFLIAEITGGYGLMIPLMIVSSISFAISKRYEKYSLDVKGLAKKGHAFTSNKDSNILSTLEIDTIIQCDYLTVHPDENLSKLVDLISHSNQVVFAVVNHDKDLIGVVHFNDIREIIFNAYRVKYTHIRDVMKAPLATISTLDSMEIVMKKFETSKSAFLPVLRDGKYYGFISKSIALEAYRTKLRSMTIE; encoded by the coding sequence ATGATAAAAAAATATTTCAGACGACTTGAAAGTATAATTGCTTTGGCTCAATCATTAATGACACCAAAACAATTCCTTTTTTTATCTAGTGTTTTAACAGGAATATCGTGTGCGTTTGCAGTAATTGTCCTTAAAACATTCGCACACAGTGTTTTTTCTTTCGCTACATACATTAACGGAATTTTAAAATTGAGTTTCATTAACAGTATTTTACCTATTATTGGTATATTACTGACGGTTTTTGTAGTAAAAAAAGTCCTTAACGGAACTATTCAAAAAGGAACTTCACAAATACTTTATGCCGTTGCAAAAAAAGCAAGTATTATCCCGAAAAAGCAAATGTATGCCCAGATTATTACCAGTTCGTTAACGGTTGGTTTAGGTGGTTCTGCTGGTTTAGAGAGTCCGATTGTGATAACAGGAGCCGCTTTTGGTTCTAATTTTGCTCAAAACTATAAGCTACAATACAAAGACAGAACTTTATTAATTGGCTGTGGCGTTGCGGCCGGAATTGCTGCCGCATTTAATGCGCCAATTGCTGGGGTGCTTTTTGCGATTGAAGTCTTATTGGTAGATGTTAGTATTTCTGCCTTCACTCCTATTATGATTTCTGCTGCTACAGGTGCTTTGGTTTCTGCGATTGTTTTAGATGAAAGCATTTTATTGAGCTTCAAAAAACAAGAAACGTTCGATTATCACAATATCCCATTTTACGTTATTTTAGGAGTTATTACAGGATTAGTCGCTATTTATTACTCGAGAAATTTCCAAAAAGTAGAACATTATTTTGCCAAACAGCAAATTAATCCATACAAAAAAGCTCTAATCGGTTCATCGCTATTGGCGTTGTTAATTTTTATTTTTCCGACACTATTTGGTGAAGGATACGAAAGCATTAAAACATTATCTGATGCAGATCCTGGCCTTTTATTAGATAATACTTTGTTTGCCGATTTTAGAAATAATCAATGGGTTCTGCTTTTGTTTGTTGGCGCAACAGCAATGGTTAAAGTTTTTGCTTCTGGATTAACCATTGGCAGCGGTGGAAATGGTGGAAACTTTGCCCCTTCTCTATTTTTAGGATCTTATTTAGGCTATTTCTTTTCTAAATTGGTTACACTGATTGGCTTATCTAAACTTCCTATCAGCAACTTTACAATGGTTGGAATGGCTGGAATTTTGAGTGGCTTATTTCATGCTCCGCTTACGGCTATTTTCTTAATTGCAGAAATCACAGGAGGTTACGGATTAATGATTCCTCTAATGATTGTTTCTTCAATCAGTTTTGCCATTTCTAAACGTTACGAAAAGTATTCGCTTGACGTAAAAGGTTTAGCAAAAAAAGGACATGCCTTTACCAGCAATAAAGATTCTAATATTCTTTCTACTTTAGAAATTGACACTATTATTCAGTGCGATTATCTTACCGTTCATCCAGATGAAAACTTAAGCAAATTAGTCGATTTGATTTCACACTCCAACCAAGTTGTTTTTGCCGTTGTCAACCATGACAAAGATTTAATTGGAGTTGTACACTTTAATGACATTCGCGAAATTATCTTCAATGCCTATCGTGTTAAATACACCCATATTAGAGATGTTATGAAAGCGCCATTGGCAACAATTTCAACTCTGGATAGTATGGAAATTGTTATGAAGAAGTTCGAAACTTCAAAATCAGCTTTTCTGCCTGTTTTAAGAGATGGAAAATATTATGGTTTTATTTCTAAATCAATAGCGCTTGAAGCATATAGAACAAAACTTCGTTCTATGACGATTGAATAA
- a CDS encoding rhomboid family intramembrane serine protease, protein MNFILIAIIVANVVISYKGFNDLYFFRKYEFHVGSIRSGEQIRMLSSGFLHVDMMHLIFNMLTLYFFAPVVLNWLGNFSFVLVYFGSLIFGSLLTMLLHKNDYSYRAVGASGAVTGVLYSAILLRPDMMLGIFFVIPMPAYIFGILYLLYSIYGMKAKNDNIGHTAHFGGAIGGYLITLIKMPSLFTDHTMMVILLAIPILILFGMAKLGKL, encoded by the coding sequence ATGAATTTTATTTTAATAGCGATTATCGTTGCGAACGTTGTTATTAGTTACAAAGGTTTTAATGATCTTTATTTTTTTAGAAAATACGAATTTCATGTAGGAAGCATTCGTTCTGGAGAGCAAATCAGAATGTTATCTTCAGGATTTTTGCATGTAGATATGATGCATTTAATTTTTAATATGCTGACTTTGTATTTTTTTGCTCCTGTAGTTTTAAACTGGCTTGGCAATTTTTCTTTTGTCTTGGTGTATTTTGGAAGTTTAATCTTCGGAAGTCTTCTTACCATGTTATTGCATAAAAACGATTATAGTTATCGAGCTGTTGGAGCTTCTGGCGCGGTGACTGGAGTTTTGTATTCAGCAATATTGTTGCGACCAGATATGATGCTTGGAATATTTTTTGTCATTCCTATGCCAGCTTATATTTTTGGAATTTTGTATTTATTGTACTCAATTTATGGAATGAAAGCCAAAAATGATAATATTGGGCATACAGCACACTTTGGAGGTGCTATAGGCGGATATTTGATAACTTTAATTAAAATGCCATCACTATTTACAGACCACACAATGATGGTTATACTTCTTGCGATTCCAATTTTAATACTTTTTGGAATGGCAAAATTGGGAAAATTGTAA
- a CDS encoding lysophospholipid acyltransferase family protein has protein sequence MQFLVYILAYPLLWLISILPFPIFYLFSDFVYLLVYRVIGYRKKVVRENLALTLPHLSDAERKDIEKKFYKHMCDMFLEMIKTMSMSPEEMERRFQVTNIDLVRDYAKKGKSVILVASHYASYEWLLTINPKLGFQGVAVYKRLANPYFDKLVRKIRSKYNTEMIETRKAIPTMAQHQRDGVLSLYGLASDQSPKLDRIFHSMKFMGIEVPVHTGAEMLAKKYDLAVIMVKVKKVKRGFYEATFLSLADDPKEFENFDITEMYLREVEKQILEAPEFYLWTHKRWKHRIE, from the coding sequence ATGCAGTTTCTTGTTTATATTTTAGCCTATCCATTACTTTGGCTTATCTCCATACTTCCGTTTCCTATATTTTATCTATTCTCAGATTTTGTTTACCTTCTGGTATACAGAGTAATTGGCTATCGTAAAAAAGTGGTTCGCGAAAATCTTGCGCTTACTTTACCTCATTTAAGTGATGCTGAAAGAAAAGATATAGAAAAGAAATTCTACAAGCATATGTGTGATATGTTTTTAGAAATGATTAAAACCATGAGCATGTCTCCTGAAGAAATGGAAAGGAGATTTCAGGTAACCAATATTGATTTGGTTCGCGATTATGCTAAAAAAGGAAAAAGCGTAATTCTTGTAGCTTCTCATTATGCTAGTTACGAATGGCTTTTGACTATTAATCCAAAACTTGGATTTCAGGGTGTTGCTGTTTACAAAAGATTAGCCAATCCTTATTTTGATAAATTGGTTCGAAAAATCCGTTCTAAATACAATACAGAAATGATCGAAACCAGAAAAGCAATTCCAACAATGGCGCAACATCAGCGCGATGGAGTTTTAAGTTTGTATGGTTTAGCAAGCGATCAATCTCCAAAACTGGATCGAATTTTTCACTCGATGAAATTTATGGGAATTGAAGTTCCAGTTCATACAGGAGCAGAAATGCTAGCAAAAAAATACGATTTAGCTGTCATAATGGTGAAAGTAAAAAAAGTAAAAAGAGGATTTTACGAAGCGACTTTTCTTTCTCTTGCTGATGATCCGAAAGAATTTGAAAATTTTGACATCACAGAAATGTATTTAAGAGAAGTAGAAAAACAAATTCTAGAAGCTCCAGAATTTTATTTGTGGACACACAAAAGATGGAAACACCGTATTGAATAA
- the glmM gene encoding phosphoglucosamine mutase: protein MTLIKSISGIRGTIGGKVGDNLTPVDAVKFASAYGTFLKNNIAKDKLTVVIGRDARISGPMIHNLVVNTLIGLGIDVIDLGLSTTPTVEVAVPLEKADGGIILTASHNPKQWNALKLLNAKGEFLSGADGAKILEIAEAEAFDFSDVDSLGEVISNDAYMDIHIDEVLNLPLVDIEAVKEAKFKVVVDGVNSSGGIIIPKLLKLMGVEVVELYCEPNGHFPHNPEPLKEHLTDISELVVKEKADFGIVVDPDVDRLAFISEDGEMFGEEYTLVACADYVLSKTPGNTVSNMSSSRALRDVTKAHGGSYEASAVGEVNVVELMKKNNAIIGGEGNGGIIYPELHYGRDSLVGVALFLTHLANKKMPVSALRASYPEYYMSKNKIELTPQIDVDAILTQMTEKYKNEDISTIDGVKIDFATEWVHLRKSNTEPIIRIYTEAPSQDAADKLALRIIDEIKMIAGI from the coding sequence ATGACTTTAATAAAATCTATTTCTGGAATCCGTGGAACGATCGGAGGAAAAGTGGGAGATAATCTAACTCCTGTTGATGCAGTGAAATTTGCGTCGGCGTACGGAACTTTCTTAAAAAATAATATTGCTAAAGATAAATTGACTGTTGTAATTGGCCGTGATGCTAGAATTTCTGGACCGATGATTCATAATTTAGTAGTGAATACTTTAATTGGTCTTGGGATCGATGTTATCGATCTTGGGCTTTCTACAACTCCAACTGTTGAAGTGGCTGTTCCGTTAGAAAAAGCAGATGGCGGAATTATTTTAACAGCATCTCACAATCCAAAACAATGGAATGCTTTAAAATTATTAAATGCAAAAGGAGAATTTTTAAGCGGTGCCGACGGAGCAAAAATTCTTGAAATTGCAGAAGCAGAAGCTTTCGATTTTTCTGATGTTGATAGTTTAGGTGAAGTGATTTCAAATGACGCTTATATGGATATTCATATCGATGAAGTTTTAAACTTGCCATTGGTTGATATAGAAGCGGTTAAAGAAGCTAAATTTAAAGTGGTTGTTGATGGTGTAAATTCATCTGGAGGAATTATTATTCCTAAACTGCTAAAATTAATGGGAGTTGAAGTGGTTGAATTGTATTGCGAACCAAACGGACATTTTCCTCATAACCCTGAGCCATTAAAAGAACATTTAACTGATATTTCTGAGCTTGTTGTAAAAGAAAAAGCTGATTTTGGTATTGTAGTAGATCCAGATGTTGACCGTTTGGCTTTTATTAGCGAAGACGGAGAAATGTTTGGCGAAGAATATACTTTGGTAGCTTGCGCAGATTACGTTTTGAGTAAAACTCCAGGAAATACCGTTTCTAATATGTCATCTTCTCGTGCTTTAAGAGATGTTACGAAAGCACACGGCGGAAGTTATGAAGCAAGTGCAGTAGGAGAGGTGAATGTGGTAGAATTAATGAAGAAAAACAACGCTATTATTGGTGGTGAAGGAAACGGTGGAATTATCTATCCAGAATTGCACTATGGAAGAGACAGTCTAGTAGGAGTTGCTTTGTTTTTGACGCATTTAGCAAACAAAAAAATGCCAGTTTCTGCTTTGAGAGCTTCTTATCCAGAGTATTACATGAGTAAAAATAAGATTGAATTGACACCTCAAATTGATGTTGATGCAATTTTAACTCAAATGACAGAGAAATATAAAAACGAAGATATCTCGACAATTGATGGTGTAAAAATTGATTTTGCAACAGAATGGGTTCATTTAAGAAAATCAAACACAGAGCCAATTATTCGTATTTATACTGAAGCGCCTTCTCAAGATGCAGCAGATAAATTAGCACTAAGAATTATTGATGAAATCAAAATGATCGCTGGAATCTAA
- the ggt gene encoding gamma-glutamyltransferase → MKKITLLIALLYLNSINAQDAVSKPTGLVVTKAMVVSAREEASKIGADIMKRGGNAFDAMVGTELALAVAFPFAGNIGGGGFMVYRKANGEVGSLDYREKAPLAATKDMFLDSEGNVIKGKSTQTALAIGVPGTIAGVFAVHKKYGTMPISKILEPVIALAERGVIVTKKQEKSLKDYHESIVKINGEDSPASKTYKENDTIKYPALAKTLKRIQKKGRNEFYKGETAKILVNYLKEKGGIITMADLAKYEAIWRKPLQFTYKDLKITSMAPPSSGGICLAQILKMLEPYDLAKMGHNSPAAIQVIVEAERRAYADRSYFLGDPDFVKIPLKELLDENYLRERMASFNPEKATLSTEIKEGKVNYAESTETTHYSIVDQFGNAIATTTTLNDGYGSKYYCDDLGFFLNNEMDDFSAKPGSPNMFGLVGNEANSIAPQKRMLSSMTPTIVEKDGKLFMVVGTPGGSTIITSVLQTILNVYEYKLSMQEAVNAPRFHHQWLPDLITFEPNTFETKTIDTLKAKHYIINEKPTPIIGKVDAILILPDNRLEGGADFRGDDAASGF, encoded by the coding sequence ATGAAAAAAATTACACTTTTAATAGCACTTTTATACCTAAATAGCATCAATGCGCAAGATGCCGTTTCAAAACCAACCGGATTAGTTGTTACAAAAGCAATGGTAGTTTCTGCTCGCGAAGAAGCTTCAAAAATTGGCGCTGACATTATGAAAAGAGGCGGAAATGCTTTTGATGCCATGGTAGGAACTGAATTAGCTCTTGCAGTTGCTTTTCCTTTTGCAGGAAACATTGGAGGCGGCGGATTTATGGTTTACCGAAAAGCAAATGGCGAAGTTGGTTCTTTAGATTATCGAGAAAAAGCTCCGTTGGCAGCCACAAAAGACATGTTTTTAGATAGTGAAGGAAATGTAATAAAAGGAAAAAGCACACAAACTGCGCTTGCAATTGGTGTACCTGGAACTATTGCGGGAGTTTTTGCAGTTCATAAAAAATATGGCACCATGCCAATTTCTAAAATCCTAGAACCTGTAATTGCTTTAGCTGAAAGAGGGGTTATCGTTACCAAAAAACAAGAAAAAAGTTTAAAAGATTATCATGAAAGCATTGTAAAAATAAATGGAGAAGATTCTCCCGCATCAAAAACTTACAAAGAAAATGATACTATAAAATATCCAGCACTAGCAAAGACTTTAAAAAGGATTCAGAAAAAAGGAAGAAATGAATTTTATAAAGGCGAAACGGCAAAAATCCTAGTCAATTACCTTAAAGAAAAAGGCGGGATTATTACTATGGCTGATTTGGCAAAGTATGAAGCTATATGGAGAAAGCCACTTCAGTTTACTTACAAGGATTTAAAAATAACTTCGATGGCTCCGCCAAGTAGTGGTGGAATTTGTTTGGCTCAAATTTTAAAAATGCTTGAACCTTATGATTTAGCCAAAATGGGGCACAATTCCCCAGCTGCAATTCAGGTTATTGTTGAAGCAGAAAGAAGAGCATATGCAGACAGAAGCTACTTTTTGGGTGATCCCGACTTTGTAAAAATTCCGTTGAAAGAATTATTGGATGAAAACTATCTGCGCGAAAGAATGGCAAGTTTTAATCCGGAAAAGGCGACCTTATCTACTGAAATAAAAGAAGGCAAAGTTAATTATGCTGAAAGTACAGAAACCACACATTATTCAATAGTAGACCAATTTGGAAACGCAATTGCCACTACAACAACTTTAAATGATGGTTATGGTTCTAAATACTATTGCGACGATTTAGGTTTCTTTTTGAATAATGAAATGGATGATTTCAGCGCTAAACCTGGATCTCCAAATATGTTTGGTTTAGTTGGAAATGAAGCGAACAGCATTGCACCACAAAAACGTATGTTAAGTTCTATGACGCCAACAATTGTAGAGAAAGACGGAAAACTTTTTATGGTAGTAGGAACTCCAGGAGGATCGACAATTATTACTTCTGTTTTACAGACTATTTTAAACGTTTACGAATACAAATTAAGCATGCAAGAAGCAGTTAATGCTCCACGTTTTCATCATCAATGGTTGCCAGATTTAATTACTTTTGAACCAAATACTTTTGAAACTAAAACTATAGACACTCTAAAAGCTAAGCATTACATTATAAACGAAAAACCAACTCCAATTATTGGAAAAGTTGATGCTATTTTGATTTTGCCAGACAATAGATTAGAAGGTGGAGCAGATTTTAGAGGAGATGATGCAGCCTCTGGTTTTTAA